In Leifsonia sp. ZF2019, a genomic segment contains:
- a CDS encoding MarR family winged helix-turn-helix transcriptional regulator produces the protein MSPPSEPAALSGEKLEVWASLATLLERLPAALDAQLQRDSGLTHFEHGVLYALATAPDRTLRMSVLAGYASSTLSRLSRAVTRLEKKGWVRRVIDPSDGRFTLAVLTDAGHDTVVASSPAHEQLVDHLVFDALTAAQVRQLGVISRRIAEAIDAAPVWRPPAG, from the coding sequence ATGTCGCCCCCCTCCGAACCGGCCGCCCTCAGTGGCGAGAAGCTGGAGGTGTGGGCCTCCCTCGCCACCCTGCTGGAGCGCCTCCCCGCTGCCCTCGACGCGCAGCTCCAGCGCGACAGCGGTCTGACGCACTTCGAGCACGGCGTGCTCTACGCCCTCGCCACCGCCCCGGACCGCACACTGCGGATGAGCGTGCTCGCCGGCTACGCGAGCTCGACGCTCTCGCGGCTCTCGCGAGCCGTCACCCGCCTCGAGAAGAAGGGATGGGTGCGCCGCGTCATCGACCCGAGCGACGGACGCTTCACGCTGGCCGTCCTCACCGATGCCGGCCACGACACTGTGGTCGCCTCCTCCCCCGCGCACGAGCAGCTCGTCGACCACCTCGTATTCGACGCGCTCACGGCCGCGCAGGTGCGTCAGCTGGGTGTCATCAGCCGGCGCATCGCGGAGGCGATCGACGCGGCGCCGGTCTGGCGGCCGCCGGCCGGCTGA
- a CDS encoding diacylglycerol/lipid kinase family protein translates to MSRDVAGPPRAAVVYNPSKVRLPALRTAVAAQEEKAGWAPSEWFETSADDDGRDAVERAAAAHPQLVIVAGGDGTLRAAAAVLAGSGVGIGVVPSGTGNLFARELGLPVTNTGAAVATAFDGEDRLIDLGFAHLERAGGESEERAFLVMAGIGLDAHMAAHTNQKLKKRIGWLAYSDPIARSILGNRRFDMVYGLDDKPDVAMRAHTVIVGNSGSLTAGMLLIPDAVVDDGLLDAVVMRPKGGGGWADIGYRLAFNRLLHRTRFGRFVRRLTPKPRAILYAQATTLRVRFREPQEIQLDGDPNGSVIAARLRVEHHALTVRVPRG, encoded by the coding sequence ATGAGCCGCGACGTCGCCGGGCCGCCGCGCGCGGCCGTCGTCTACAACCCGAGCAAGGTCCGCCTGCCTGCGCTGCGCACCGCGGTCGCTGCGCAGGAGGAGAAGGCGGGCTGGGCGCCGTCGGAGTGGTTCGAGACCAGCGCGGACGACGACGGACGGGACGCCGTGGAGCGTGCGGCTGCTGCACACCCGCAGCTCGTGATCGTCGCGGGCGGCGACGGCACCCTGCGTGCGGCGGCCGCCGTGCTGGCGGGGTCGGGAGTCGGCATCGGCGTGGTCCCGTCCGGCACCGGTAACCTGTTCGCGCGCGAGCTCGGGCTTCCCGTCACCAACACGGGCGCAGCCGTCGCGACCGCCTTCGACGGCGAGGATCGCCTCATCGACCTCGGCTTCGCGCACCTCGAACGCGCCGGCGGCGAGAGCGAGGAGCGCGCGTTCCTCGTCATGGCGGGCATCGGGCTCGATGCGCACATGGCCGCGCACACCAACCAGAAGCTCAAGAAGCGGATCGGCTGGCTGGCCTACTCCGACCCCATCGCGCGCAGCATCCTCGGCAACCGCCGCTTCGACATGGTCTACGGCCTGGACGACAAGCCCGACGTCGCGATGCGGGCGCACACCGTCATCGTCGGCAACTCGGGCAGCCTGACCGCCGGCATGCTGCTCATCCCCGACGCCGTCGTCGACGACGGTCTGCTCGACGCCGTCGTGATGCGCCCGAAGGGCGGTGGAGGCTGGGCCGACATCGGTTACCGCCTCGCCTTCAACCGTCTCCTCCACCGCACGCGCTTCGGCCGGTTCGTCCGCCGCCTCACCCCGAAGCCGCGCGCCATCCTGTACGCCCAGGCCACGACCTTGCGCGTCCGCTTCCGTGAGCCGCAGGAGATCCAGCTCGACGGCGACCCCAACGGGTCCGTGATCGCTGCGAGGCTGCGGGTGGAGCATCACGCGCTGACGGTGCGGGTGCCGCGCGGGTGA
- a CDS encoding DUF5979 domain-containing protein: MLTRIRALFVRPRGRHSAAGLTLRTPVSVAAALALVLLGSSAIGVQAANADDLGSGVLNLSKTTTVTDVQPGQQFVYTLNFGCSSTTTGCVNATITDPVPAPLTIVGTPTVVGGSGAVTVDGNTVKVAFNDAVPNTTPASTGLAAGATGTVQITAKVPDDVAKSYDTQTLTNTASFTASNAATVQASAPVTVHVPDVLGATASKTWTPASTQFAAGEHSTATLKASSSSNIDATSLTIAEPADPTVAGGVYDFYDFAGFGAVTMPAGADQVQVVAVTAGGDVPGPVGATPALPSTVAAGDVLGLKIVFSSSQGGAAITPGANGSVDVVFAQRATNRRTGAALVAGGTRVNTIASVVSTPKGDATSAPATASQVIAPLTVSVSADKSFSVQQIPAGQSTTATLTATNTSTGPLTSLSVREPGSGTFFSDKISFGGFTSGAAWPDGATGATVSWSVNTGTAPADSTFTSSSGLPSAPTLAPGQYITAFQVTYTGTIGTGATAKLPFRVGTTTDAGPAGSGFVTYPNAATVTGVNAAGTAEDTATANLEVYFPEVTLALDKTITPQTVIPGGASLVQLSAQTPPGTSSVRPTTIVVTEPQDPTAAPYWNAFDATAIAPTSVPNGSTLTIEYTTDGTTWKTLTTVDATSGAKTYSAVLDDVLPNGTGHSDVRGLRFTFADQDGFGQATNVKPGIVFVARGTLRDGSGPTNPGTYPALTAYENCAVSSASGTVNGGATITSRPAVDCATANVQATDGGPGPLIASKAWDGTKVLQAQSGTTTGVTLGWGTQTTGVTSMVVQDPASPSPVSSSVFQAFDLVRIDAITPTSTAGATYDPLIRWDKVSKVELFDGTTWNDVTSKACTSANACDGTFPGYTLSTAERASTQGVRLTFIESPNRAAAIAATGDPTAPAVGSGVASASAGAFPGANANARTLHLDLKLRNSVRGGATTDWVTGTREYNIAGSAGAVDNTVLVRGIPATGAPFERTASDHVTIIDPTFTTKTTKTANPTTLVIPQPDVPAASYPTTVYTTTIANTSTSSTWQLRISDPIDCTNATTTAPCVFGAYDPAANPLDRLNLTKIAVDLSSASGVQTSLSVVSLLHRADDGTLTTTTHTIAQATALTAAQLADVVGVSVLLRGTNAQGTDGTGATIAPGQKATVTLTAQLRPTSRATGTAPTAGAFVNTVYGALHDDVYPTAQAADTQSASVTLANGNLQVATAKTFTPTSTLQANPTNPIQVSLRARSTGTLSPKVLVIEDSTPTFWNAFTLSGFAIPNVPTGADRVTIDAQTGQGAGAIWHPGSASTIATASLPSSVAAADVTGLRFTFTRADGSSFAASNNADNVRLSVSLRSQLRDGSGPVASTAVSTPMPGETAAGTITDTVFADASYNEVNATRATATATFTVNPGTAAIVVEKTSPGQAASGKEVNWTLRFKNTGTGYLPNPVATDTLPSDGSLIFVPTNVPVYSTSSGGTLPTDPTKVTRTYDQAAGTIRFTWPAGSQLAPGETYSITISLQIKPGLPPASVATNRFGVTTDRALTAGVCGALNPGNGRAISFAANTCSTSNVVTTLSQGSFTASKGVRSDSGDAQNINNPSLPCTSDSDGYYRYPCAAVSTVGGTDHWKLEMVNGGNVAAKNLTAVDVFPYPGDVGVVDPSQRGSVYTPRFNGDVAFQSSGGVDGTRMDWYVTTSANPCTKEITPGAGSCPAGSWLPSSAVGTTVDAGAVTAIKLVFDFSGAPGAVLPAGGALKVTYSTTNVPTTTAGDDRAPVTAPVTGVRAWNSFGFYPTYVSGSQPAGPQEPIKSGVLLLGGPLQITKTITGPAAEYAPTSFVADVACTVDGVKVDLGSASSVTLSKAGGYTARIDGIPVGASCAVTEHGADGSYGESSRTVTPASVVIATAADASAPVPAAQTVAIANDYATTQLTVTKHVETAATAGSFGPFDLTLVCTSALGTSIPLAAADAAFTLADGESRTVTGLPVGAKCVISETDADGAATAPNHVGIAFDGAAETTGDSTTVTLTGADGGDTAVVNNHYAAGTLTITKTVDGDAAGAYGDGPFTVHATCVYAGDQTLFDGDLTIRGGETVTVPGVYPAGTVCDVTETATGGATGSTVDQPSVTIPGALDGTVQNVTVDVTNTFSAGSVTLEKVRDGDGAATYGAGPFTAQLTCTWVKDGVTLTIPLPDAGVVVLDQANGYTATVTGLIQGAHCDTAETATGGATSVAIAPAGGVTVPAGTPATVTITNTFDTGSLTIDKKRVGAGVALFGAGPFTVQVTCTYDVDGVTTPIDLGARGTLELSKANGYTATVDDLIAGASCAVEETDAGLATATTLDPADGVVAIPSGSAATVTVTNRFDIGHLAVAKSADRPTASVGDTIVYTIVVTNDGEIDAVDATVSDLLPRGLRVISTSPASTMTAGKLTWKIPALAVGASTSFTVTTVLDQPLDTTNRATVTTPPGPWTPSTGEGGCGDAGEACAVVLDPPAAGGLASTGSTQGAGVLWGIGLLVAGAAGLVVTRLRRRPRRG, translated from the coding sequence GTGCTTACCCGAATCCGCGCTCTCTTCGTGCGCCCGCGCGGCCGTCACTCGGCCGCCGGGCTCACTCTCCGGACTCCCGTCAGTGTCGCCGCAGCACTCGCGCTGGTGCTGCTCGGCTCCTCGGCGATCGGCGTCCAGGCGGCCAACGCCGACGACCTGGGCTCCGGCGTCCTGAACCTGTCGAAGACGACCACGGTCACGGATGTGCAGCCCGGGCAGCAGTTTGTCTACACCCTCAACTTCGGCTGCTCCTCCACCACGACCGGCTGTGTGAACGCGACGATCACCGATCCCGTCCCGGCGCCGCTGACCATCGTCGGCACGCCCACGGTCGTCGGCGGCAGCGGCGCGGTCACGGTCGACGGCAACACGGTCAAGGTCGCGTTCAACGACGCCGTGCCCAACACCACTCCCGCGAGCACGGGGCTCGCCGCGGGTGCGACCGGCACCGTCCAGATCACCGCCAAGGTGCCCGACGACGTCGCGAAGTCGTACGACACCCAGACCCTCACCAACACCGCGTCGTTCACGGCGAGCAACGCGGCCACCGTGCAGGCCTCCGCGCCGGTCACCGTGCACGTGCCCGACGTGCTCGGTGCGACGGCCTCGAAGACCTGGACCCCGGCATCCACCCAGTTCGCCGCAGGCGAGCACTCGACCGCGACCCTCAAGGCGTCGAGCTCGTCGAACATCGACGCGACCAGCCTGACGATCGCCGAGCCCGCCGACCCGACGGTCGCGGGCGGCGTGTACGACTTCTACGACTTCGCGGGCTTCGGCGCCGTGACCATGCCCGCCGGCGCCGACCAGGTGCAGGTGGTGGCCGTGACCGCGGGCGGGGACGTCCCCGGGCCGGTGGGTGCCACCCCCGCGCTTCCCTCCACGGTCGCCGCGGGCGATGTGCTCGGCCTGAAGATCGTCTTCAGCTCGTCGCAGGGCGGGGCCGCCATCACGCCGGGTGCCAACGGATCCGTCGACGTCGTCTTCGCGCAGCGCGCGACAAACCGCCGGACGGGCGCCGCGCTCGTCGCCGGCGGCACCCGCGTCAACACGATCGCCTCCGTCGTCAGCACGCCGAAGGGCGATGCGACCTCGGCGCCCGCCACGGCCTCTCAGGTGATCGCCCCGCTCACGGTGAGCGTGTCCGCCGACAAGAGCTTCAGCGTCCAGCAGATCCCGGCCGGGCAATCCACCACCGCCACCCTCACCGCGACCAACACGTCCACGGGTCCGCTCACCAGCCTGTCCGTGCGCGAGCCCGGCAGCGGCACGTTCTTCTCCGACAAGATCTCGTTCGGCGGGTTCACGTCGGGTGCGGCATGGCCGGACGGCGCGACGGGCGCCACGGTCTCCTGGTCGGTGAACACCGGGACGGCCCCCGCCGACTCGACCTTCACCTCGTCGTCCGGGCTGCCCAGCGCGCCGACGCTCGCTCCCGGGCAGTACATCACCGCCTTCCAGGTGACCTACACCGGCACCATCGGCACCGGGGCGACGGCGAAGCTGCCCTTCCGCGTCGGGACGACGACGGATGCGGGGCCCGCCGGCTCCGGCTTCGTCACCTACCCGAACGCGGCGACCGTCACCGGCGTCAACGCGGCAGGGACCGCCGAGGACACGGCGACCGCGAACCTCGAGGTGTACTTCCCCGAGGTGACGCTGGCGCTCGACAAGACGATCACTCCGCAGACCGTGATCCCGGGCGGCGCGAGCCTGGTGCAGCTGTCGGCGCAGACGCCGCCGGGCACCAGCTCCGTGCGCCCCACCACGATCGTCGTGACGGAGCCGCAGGATCCGACCGCCGCTCCGTATTGGAACGCGTTCGACGCCACCGCGATCGCGCCGACCTCCGTCCCGAACGGGTCGACGCTCACCATCGAGTACACGACCGACGGAACCACCTGGAAGACGCTGACCACCGTCGACGCCACCTCGGGTGCGAAGACCTACTCGGCCGTGCTCGACGACGTCCTGCCGAACGGCACGGGGCACTCCGACGTGCGGGGGCTGCGCTTCACCTTCGCCGATCAGGACGGCTTCGGCCAGGCGACCAACGTGAAGCCGGGCATCGTGTTCGTCGCGCGCGGCACGCTCCGCGACGGCAGCGGCCCGACCAACCCGGGCACGTACCCGGCGCTCACCGCCTACGAGAACTGCGCGGTCAGCAGCGCGAGCGGCACCGTCAACGGCGGCGCGACCATCACGAGCCGTCCCGCCGTGGACTGCGCCACCGCGAACGTCCAGGCCACCGACGGAGGTCCCGGTCCGCTGATCGCGAGCAAGGCGTGGGACGGCACCAAGGTGCTGCAGGCCCAGTCCGGCACCACCACCGGCGTCACGCTCGGCTGGGGCACCCAGACCACCGGCGTCACCTCGATGGTCGTCCAGGACCCGGCGAGCCCCTCGCCCGTCTCGTCCAGCGTGTTCCAGGCGTTCGACCTGGTGCGCATCGACGCGATCACCCCGACCTCCACGGCGGGTGCGACCTACGACCCGCTGATCCGCTGGGACAAGGTCTCCAAGGTCGAGCTCTTCGACGGCACCACGTGGAACGACGTCACGTCGAAGGCCTGCACCAGCGCGAACGCCTGTGACGGCACCTTCCCCGGCTACACCCTGAGCACCGCCGAGCGCGCGTCGACACAGGGTGTGCGCCTCACGTTCATCGAGAGCCCGAACCGGGCCGCGGCCATCGCCGCCACCGGAGACCCGACGGCCCCGGCCGTGGGCAGCGGTGTGGCGAGTGCCTCGGCCGGAGCCTTCCCGGGCGCCAACGCCAATGCGCGCACTCTCCACCTCGACCTGAAGCTGCGCAACTCCGTGCGCGGCGGCGCCACGACGGACTGGGTGACCGGCACCCGCGAGTACAACATCGCCGGTTCGGCCGGAGCGGTCGACAACACCGTCCTGGTGCGCGGCATCCCGGCCACCGGCGCGCCGTTCGAGCGGACCGCGTCCGATCACGTCACGATCATCGACCCGACCTTCACCACGAAGACGACGAAGACCGCGAACCCGACGACGCTCGTCATCCCGCAGCCGGACGTCCCCGCCGCCTCGTACCCGACCACCGTCTACACGACGACGATCGCGAACACGTCCACGAGCAGCACCTGGCAGCTCCGCATCAGCGACCCGATCGACTGCACCAACGCGACCACGACGGCCCCGTGCGTCTTCGGCGCCTACGACCCGGCCGCGAACCCGCTGGACAGGCTGAACCTGACCAAGATCGCCGTCGACCTGAGCTCGGCGAGCGGAGTGCAGACCTCCCTCAGCGTCGTCTCGCTCCTGCACCGCGCCGACGATGGGACGCTGACGACGACGACGCACACGATCGCGCAGGCCACGGCGCTCACCGCGGCCCAGCTCGCCGACGTGGTCGGGGTCAGCGTGCTGCTGCGCGGCACCAACGCGCAGGGAACCGACGGAACCGGCGCCACCATCGCGCCGGGGCAGAAGGCCACGGTCACGCTGACGGCGCAGCTGCGCCCGACCAGCCGGGCCACCGGCACGGCGCCCACCGCCGGCGCGTTCGTCAACACCGTCTACGGCGCGCTGCACGACGACGTCTACCCGACCGCTCAGGCCGCGGACACACAGAGCGCGTCCGTGACGCTGGCGAACGGCAACCTCCAGGTCGCCACCGCGAAGACGTTCACCCCCACCAGCACGCTCCAGGCCAACCCGACGAACCCCATCCAGGTGAGTCTGCGCGCCCGCTCGACCGGCACGCTCTCCCCGAAGGTCCTCGTCATCGAGGACTCGACCCCCACCTTCTGGAACGCCTTCACGCTCAGCGGCTTCGCCATCCCGAACGTGCCGACCGGCGCCGACCGGGTGACGATCGACGCCCAGACCGGTCAGGGCGCCGGAGCGATCTGGCACCCCGGATCCGCGAGCACGATCGCGACGGCCTCACTGCCGTCGAGCGTCGCCGCGGCTGACGTGACCGGCCTGCGCTTCACGTTCACCCGGGCGGACGGGTCGAGCTTCGCCGCCTCCAACAATGCGGACAACGTCCGTCTCAGCGTGAGCCTGCGGTCGCAGCTGCGCGACGGGTCCGGGCCCGTCGCCTCGACGGCGGTCAGCACCCCGATGCCCGGCGAGACCGCGGCGGGCACCATCACCGACACCGTGTTCGCCGACGCCTCGTACAACGAGGTGAATGCGACGCGGGCGACCGCGACGGCGACCTTCACGGTCAACCCCGGGACCGCGGCCATCGTGGTGGAGAAGACGAGCCCCGGCCAGGCCGCCTCCGGCAAGGAGGTCAACTGGACCCTGCGGTTCAAGAACACCGGGACCGGGTACCTGCCCAACCCGGTCGCGACCGACACCCTTCCGAGCGACGGCTCGCTGATCTTCGTGCCCACCAACGTGCCGGTGTACAGCACGTCGTCGGGCGGCACGCTTCCGACGGACCCCACGAAGGTGACTCGCACCTATGATCAGGCCGCCGGGACGATCCGCTTCACCTGGCCGGCCGGCTCGCAGCTGGCTCCCGGCGAGACCTACAGCATCACGATCTCGCTGCAGATCAAGCCGGGCCTGCCGCCCGCGTCCGTCGCGACCAACCGATTCGGCGTGACCACCGACCGTGCGCTGACCGCGGGTGTCTGCGGCGCGCTCAACCCGGGCAATGGCCGCGCCATCAGCTTCGCGGCCAACACCTGCTCGACGAGCAACGTCGTGACGACGCTCTCGCAGGGCTCGTTCACCGCCTCGAAGGGCGTCCGCTCCGACAGCGGAGACGCGCAGAACATCAACAACCCGTCGCTGCCCTGCACCTCGGACTCCGACGGCTACTACCGCTACCCCTGCGCGGCGGTCAGCACCGTCGGCGGTACCGACCACTGGAAGCTGGAGATGGTGAACGGCGGGAACGTCGCCGCCAAGAACCTGACGGCCGTGGACGTGTTCCCGTACCCGGGTGACGTGGGTGTCGTCGACCCGTCGCAGCGCGGGTCGGTCTACACCCCGCGGTTCAACGGCGACGTCGCGTTCCAGAGCTCGGGCGGCGTCGACGGCACCCGCATGGACTGGTACGTCACGACCTCCGCGAACCCGTGCACCAAGGAGATCACCCCCGGCGCGGGATCCTGCCCCGCCGGTTCGTGGCTGCCCTCCAGTGCGGTCGGCACCACCGTCGACGCGGGCGCGGTCACCGCGATCAAGCTGGTCTTCGACTTCAGCGGGGCGCCCGGTGCGGTGCTGCCGGCCGGCGGCGCGCTCAAGGTGACGTACTCGACCACGAACGTCCCGACCACGACGGCGGGCGACGACCGGGCGCCGGTCACCGCCCCCGTGACCGGCGTGCGAGCCTGGAACTCGTTCGGCTTCTACCCGACGTACGTGTCGGGCTCGCAGCCGGCGGGACCGCAGGAGCCGATCAAGTCCGGCGTCCTCCTCCTCGGCGGTCCGCTGCAGATCACCAAGACGATCACGGGACCGGCCGCGGAGTATGCGCCGACCAGCTTCGTCGCCGACGTGGCGTGCACCGTCGACGGCGTGAAGGTCGACCTCGGCAGCGCGTCCTCGGTCACGCTGAGCAAGGCCGGCGGGTACACCGCACGGATCGACGGGATCCCGGTGGGCGCCTCCTGCGCCGTCACCGAGCACGGCGCCGACGGCTCGTACGGCGAGTCGAGCCGCACGGTGACCCCGGCGAGCGTGGTCATCGCGACCGCGGCCGACGCCTCGGCGCCCGTCCCGGCCGCCCAGACCGTCGCCATCGCGAACGACTACGCGACGACGCAGCTCACCGTCACCAAGCACGTCGAGACCGCGGCGACGGCCGGCTCCTTCGGGCCCTTCGACCTGACCCTCGTCTGCACCAGCGCGCTCGGGACCTCCATCCCGCTCGCGGCAGCGGATGCCGCCTTCACCCTGGCCGACGGCGAGTCCCGCACCGTCACCGGGCTTCCGGTCGGCGCGAAGTGCGTGATCAGCGAGACCGACGCCGACGGAGCGGCGACCGCGCCGAACCACGTCGGCATCGCGTTCGACGGAGCCGCGGAGACGACCGGCGACTCGACGACCGTGACCCTCACCGGCGCGGACGGCGGAGACACCGCGGTGGTGAACAACCACTACGCGGCCGGCACGCTGACGATCACCAAGACCGTCGACGGCGACGCCGCGGGCGCCTACGGCGACGGTCCCTTCACCGTCCACGCGACCTGCGTCTACGCGGGCGACCAGACCCTGTTCGACGGAGACCTGACGATCCGCGGCGGCGAGACGGTCACCGTCCCGGGCGTCTACCCGGCCGGCACCGTCTGCGACGTGACCGAGACGGCGACGGGAGGCGCGACGGGAAGCACCGTCGACCAGCCCTCCGTCACCATCCCGGGCGCGCTCGACGGCACCGTGCAGAACGTGACGGTCGACGTGACCAACACGTTCTCGGCCGGCTCGGTCACGCTCGAGAAGGTGCGCGACGGCGACGGCGCGGCCACCTACGGGGCCGGCCCGTTCACCGCGCAGCTGACCTGCACCTGGGTCAAGGACGGCGTGACGCTCACGATCCCGCTGCCTGACGCCGGTGTGGTCGTGCTCGACCAGGCCAACGGCTACACCGCGACCGTCACCGGTCTCATCCAGGGAGCCCACTGCGACACGGCGGAGACGGCGACGGGAGGCGCGACCTCCGTCGCGATCGCCCCGGCCGGCGGCGTCACCGTGCCCGCGGGCACCCCGGCGACGGTGACGATCACCAACACCTTCGACACCGGCTCGCTGACGATCGACAAGAAGCGCGTCGGCGCGGGCGTCGCCCTCTTCGGCGCCGGTCCGTTCACCGTCCAGGTCACCTGCACCTACGACGTCGACGGCGTGACCACGCCCATCGACCTCGGGGCGAGGGGCACCCTGGAGCTGTCGAAGGCGAACGGCTACACGGCCACCGTCGACGACCTGATCGCCGGTGCCTCCTGCGCCGTCGAGGAGACGGACGCCGGTCTCGCGACCGCGACCACCCTCGACCCCGCGGACGGCGTGGTCGCCATCCCGAGCGGCTCGGCCGCGACGGTCACGGTGACCAACCGCTTCGACATCGGTCACCTCGCGGTCGCGAAGTCCGCCGATCGGCCGACGGCCTCGGTGGGCGACACCATCGTCTACACGATCGTCGTCACCAACGACGGCGAGATCGACGCGGTCGACGCGACGGTGAGCGACCTCCTGCCGCGTGGCCTCCGGGTCATCAGCACGAGCCCGGCGTCGACCATGACGGCCGGCAAGCTCACCTGGAAGATCCCGGCCCTCGCCGTCGGAGCCTCCACCTCGTTCACGGTGACCACCGTCCTCGACCAGCCGCTCGACACCACCAACCGGGCGACGGTCACGACCCCGCCCGGGCCGTGGACACCGTCGACCGGCGAGGGCGGCTGCGGTGACGCGGGCGAGGCCTGCGCTGTCGTGCTCGACCCGCCGGCGGCGGGCGGCCTCGCCAGCACCGGCTCGACCCAGGGTGCCGGTGTCCTGTGGGGCATCGGACTCCTGGTCGCCGGCGCCGCCGGACTCGTGGTGACGCGCCTGCGCCGCCGCCCGCGCCGCGGCTGA
- a CDS encoding DEAD/DEAH box helicase: protein MTTTETPSTEADAADATPTFSDLGLEGAVLKALKDLGYETPSAIQAATIPVLMEGRDVVGLAQTGTGKTAAFALPILSRLDLSQKSPQALVLAPTRELALQVAEAFESYAAHLKGVHLLPVYGGQGYGVQLSALRRGVHIVVGTPGRIMDHLDKGTLDLSELKYLVLDEADEMLKMGFAEDVETILADTPDDKQVALFSATMPASIRRISKNYLHDPEEITITGKTTTSANITQRYLVVSYPQKVDALTRILEVENFEGMIIFVRTKNETETLAERLRARGYSAAAINGDVAQAQRERTVDQLKSGTLDILVATDVAARGLDVERISHVVNFDIPVDTESYVHRIGRTGRAGRSGDAISFVTPRERRLLTAIEKATRQPLTQMQLPSIDDVNETRLARFDDAITEALTQEDRISRFRDIIAHYVEHHDVPEADVSAALAIVAQGDEPLLLDADDALTRQVQRDSRYEDRGRDRGGRDDRRTRGDRPARRERSDKPMSAYRIEVGKRHKVEPRQIVGALANEGGLSRDDFGHIRIMPAFSIVELPADLPRDTLDRLADTRISGRLIDIRPDRGAGARRDGDRRDRDERRDRDDRRDRDDRPARKPRHR, encoded by the coding sequence GTGACCACGACCGAGACACCCAGCACCGAGGCGGACGCCGCCGACGCGACGCCCACCTTCTCCGATCTCGGCCTGGAGGGCGCCGTCCTGAAGGCCCTGAAGGACCTCGGATACGAGACTCCCTCCGCCATCCAGGCGGCCACCATCCCCGTGCTGATGGAGGGTCGCGACGTCGTCGGGCTCGCGCAGACGGGCACGGGAAAGACCGCGGCTTTCGCTCTGCCGATCCTCTCGCGCCTCGACCTGTCGCAGAAGAGCCCGCAGGCGCTCGTGCTCGCCCCCACCCGCGAGCTGGCCCTGCAGGTGGCGGAGGCGTTCGAGAGCTACGCCGCGCACCTCAAGGGCGTGCACCTGCTCCCGGTGTACGGCGGGCAGGGCTACGGCGTGCAGCTGTCGGCGTTGCGACGCGGCGTGCACATCGTCGTCGGCACGCCCGGCCGGATCATGGACCACCTCGACAAGGGCACCCTCGACCTGTCCGAGCTCAAGTACCTCGTGCTCGACGAGGCCGACGAGATGCTGAAGATGGGGTTCGCGGAGGATGTGGAGACCATCCTCGCCGACACTCCGGACGACAAGCAGGTCGCCCTGTTCTCGGCGACCATGCCGGCGTCGATCCGGCGCATCTCGAAGAACTACCTGCACGATCCCGAAGAGATCACCATCACGGGCAAGACGACCACGTCGGCCAACATCACCCAGCGCTACCTCGTCGTGTCGTACCCGCAGAAGGTCGACGCCCTCACCCGCATCCTCGAAGTCGAGAACTTCGAGGGGATGATCATCTTCGTCCGCACCAAGAACGAGACCGAGACGCTCGCGGAGCGGCTCCGCGCGCGCGGTTACTCGGCGGCGGCGATCAACGGAGACGTGGCACAGGCCCAGCGGGAACGCACGGTGGACCAGCTCAAGTCGGGCACGCTCGACATCCTCGTGGCGACGGACGTCGCGGCGCGCGGCCTCGACGTCGAACGCATCAGCCATGTGGTCAACTTCGACATCCCGGTCGACACGGAGTCGTACGTGCACCGCATCGGACGCACGGGCCGCGCGGGCCGCAGCGGTGACGCGATCAGCTTCGTCACGCCCCGCGAGCGCCGCCTCCTCACCGCGATCGAGAAGGCGACCCGCCAGCCCTTGACGCAGATGCAGCTGCCGAGCATCGACGACGTGAACGAGACCCGCCTCGCGCGCTTCGACGACGCGATCACCGAGGCGCTGACGCAGGAGGACCGCATCTCGCGGTTCCGCGACATCATCGCCCACTACGTCGAGCACCACGACGTCCCGGAGGCGGACGTGTCCGCGGCCCTCGCCATCGTGGCGCAGGGCGACGAGCCCCTCCTGCTGGACGCCGACGACGCGCTGACCCGTCAGGTGCAGCGCGACTCCCGGTACGAGGATCGGGGTCGGGACCGCGGTGGACGCGACGACCGCCGCACGCGCGGCGACCGCCCGGCCCGACGCGAGCGCAGCGACAAGCCGATGTCGGCGTACCGGATCGAGGTCGGCAAACGGCACAAAGTGGAACCGCGCCAGATCGTCGGCGCGCTCGCCAACGAGGGCGGTCTGAGCCGCGACGACTTCGGGCACATCCGCATCATGCCGGCGTTCTCCATCGTCGAGCTGCCCGCCGATCTGCCGCGCGACACCCTCGACCGCCTCGCCGACACGCGCATCAGCGGACGCCTGATCGACATCCGCCCCGACCGCGGGGCCGGTGCACGCCGCGACGGCGACAGGCGGGATCGCGACGAGCGACGTGACCGTGACGACCGACGTGACCGTGACGACCGACCGGCGCGCAAGCCGCGCCACCGCTGA